One region of Primulina tabacum isolate GXHZ01 chromosome 1, ASM2559414v2, whole genome shotgun sequence genomic DNA includes:
- the LOC142507221 gene encoding ADP-ribosylation factor-like protein 2: MGLLSIIRKIKRKEKEMRVLMVGLDNSGKTTIVLKINGEDTSVINPTLGFNIKTINYQKYTLNIWDVGGQKTIRSYWRNYFEQTDGLIWVVDSSDIRRLNDCKYELDNLLKEERLSGASLLIFANKQDIQGSLSPDEIAKVLNLEAMDKTRHWRIVGCSAYTGEGLFEGFDWLVQDVASRIYVLD; this comes from the exons ATGGGTCTACTCAGCATCATCCGCAAAATCAAGCGCAAAGAAAAGGAGATGCGCGTTCTCATGGT GGGTCTTGACAATTCGGGAAAGACAAcaatagttttgaaaatcaaCGGCGAAGACACCAGTGTTATCAACCCAACACTCGGCTTCAACATCAAAACCATCAATTACCAGAA GTACACTTTAAATATATGGGATGTAGGTGGGCAGAAAACCATTAGGTCCTATTGGAGGAACTATTTCGAGCAAACTGATGGGTTGATTTGGGTGGTTGATAGTTCAGATATTAGAAGGCTGAAtgattgcaaatatgagttggATAATCTTTTGAAAGAAGAG AGGCTATCAGGAGCATCATTGTTGATTTTTGCTAATAAGCAGGATATACAAGGTTCTCTGTCACCAGATGAGATAGCTAAG GTGCTCAACTTGGAAGCAATGGACAAAACCAGACATTGGAGAATTGTGGGATGTAGTGCATATACTGGGGAAGGACTGTTTGAAGGATTTGATTGGTTGGTTCAAGATGTTGCCTCGAGAATCTACGTACTCGATTAA
- the LOC142507067 gene encoding large ribosomal subunit protein uL23-like, whose product MLLSFFLPIQMITSAISSSTAVSPANWYGQHKVSFSAGSSFKLKDLAPSFLSSSSHVLGCCLAHPVMTTAESTNESNVWSHLSKNIDFPDYLDPVASYRTTSKKEKDPRKLSSMASQFKELDRHLVIQYPIITESAMKAILENNTLVFIVDKRADKNDVKDAVRIMFQIKAEKVNTLNLPNGAKKAYVKLGPGYNAIDVAKKIRIL is encoded by the exons atgcttctttcttttttccttcCGATTCAAATGATCACCTCTGCAATATCTTCATCGACAGCAGTCAGCCCTGCAAATTGGTACGGTCAGCACAAAGTATCATTTTCAGCTGGATCTTCGTTCAAGTTGAAG GACCTAGCACCGAGCTTTTTATCATCGTCCTCTCACGTTCTAGGATGTTGTTTGGCGCACCCTGTGATGACCACAGCTGAAAGTACCAATGAATCTAATGTCTGGTCTCATTTATCGAAGAATATAGACTTCCCGGATTACTTAGATCCCGTGGCATCCTATCGAACAACATCAAAGAAGGAAAAGGATCCACGAAAACTTAGCAGTATGGCATCTCAGTTCAAGGAGCTCGACCGTCATTTGGTTATTCAATATCCAATTATTACCGAGTCTGCAATGAAGGCGATATTGGAGAACAACACTTTGGTTTTCATCGTGGACAAACGTGCTGACAAGAATGATGTCAAAGATGCTGTTAGGATTATGTTTCAGATCAAGGCCGAGAAGGTAAATACCTTGAACTTGCCCAATGGCGCGAAGAAAGCCTACGTCAAGCTCGGGCCAGGTTATAACGCcattgatgttgcaaagaagaTTAGAATTTTGTGA